GATCGACGTGGACGGCTACCGCCTGAATGTGGGCATCGTGCTGTTGAACGCGCGCGGCCAAGTGTTCTGGGCGCGCCGCGTGCAGCGCGACGGCTGGCAGTTTCCGCAAGGCGGCATGAACACGGACGAAACTCCGGACGAGGCGATGTACCGCGAACTGGAGGAAGAAACCGGCCTGCGCGCGGACCAGGTCGAAGTGCTGGGCTCGACCCACGGCTGGCTGCGCTACCGGTTGCCGCCGCGCTACGTGCGGCGCGGCCAGCGGCCGACCTGCATCGGCCAGAAGCAGGTGTGGTTCCTGCTCAGGATGTTGGACGACGACGAAGCGTTCCGGCTGGACAGCCACGCCACGCCGGAATTCGACGTCTGGCGCTGGGTCGATTTCTGGTATCCCGCCGAACACGTGGTGGATTTCAAGCGCGACGTCTACCGCCGGGCCCTGCGCTACTTCGCGCCGTTGGTCGAAGCGGCGTGCTCGGTCGAAATTGGCGTCGGATTGCCCAAAGCTACTTGACAATCATTCGCATTCGCGTTCAAATGGCGACCGTCGAGCGACCCACTCGAAGTGCCCTCCATGTACGTCTGCGTCTGCCAAGCCGTTTCCGATCATGACATCCGCCGCGCCGTCGCGCGCGGCGCGCGCACGTTCGAAGACGTGCAGGCGCGCACCGGCTGCACCACCTGCTGCGGCTGCTGCGAAGGCGAGGCGCGCGAACTGGCCGAAGACGCGCTCGACTCCGAACGGTGCGCGGCCGCCCTGCCTGTGGCCGCCTGAAGAATCGCAGCGCAGCTGCAACCGATAATCACTCCATCGCGCTGCCGCACCGGGCGGTATAGTCGCGGGTGCCGCGCGCGTCTCGCGCTTCATCGCGCAAGGAAGTCATCATGAAAGGCGATACCAAAGTCATCGAGCACCTCAACAAGGCGCTGGGCAACGAACTGATCGCGATCAACCAGTATTTCCTGCATTACCGGATGTACGACAACTGGGGTTTCAAGGAACTGGCCGAGCACGAACGCGCCGAATCGATCGACGAGATGAAGCACGCCGATCGACTGATCGAACGCATCCTGTTCCTGGACGGCCTGCCCAACCTGCAGAAACTCGGCAAGCTGCTGATCGGCCAGACGCCAAAGGAATGCATCGAGTGCGACCTGAAACTGGAACGCGCCGCACTGCCCGACCTGCAGGCCGCGATCGCGCATTGCGAAAAAGTCGGCGACTACGTCAGCCGCGGGCTGTTCGCCGACATCATGCATTCAGAGGAAGAACACATCGACTGGCTGGAAACGCAGCTTGGCTTGATCGAGCAGGTGGGATTGGAGCGGTATCTGCAAACGCATATTCGCAGTTAGGTACGAACATGCAGACATTCAGTCGGTCCAAGAAGCTACATCTACTTTCTGGTACGTGCTTTCTCACGCTAGCCGTGTTGCTAACAAGAACAGCGCTTGGCAACGATCCTGCAAGCGCTCGAGATTGGTTTGGTGCAGGCTTGTTTGTGGTGGCGGCAGCGTTTCAGTATGCCACCGCATTTTTCAGGACTCCCCGTGCATAAGTTTCAAAAGATGGCGCGGGCAAAGGGAGCGAATAGCCTGATGCTTTTTAACGTGTTTGAAAGGCAACGCAGCAGCGTAGGGCGGGAGTAGCGCAGCGAATCCCGCCAAGTCGATTGACCAAAAGGGCGGGTTATGACGCGCCCGGCCAAAGCGGCAAGTAGCGCTTGGAAAACGCCATGGCCACGGACATCTCTTTCGTTGAATACGTGACGGAGCAATCCGGGTTGGGGGAGCGCATCACGTACAAGAAGATGTTCGGCGAATACGGCATCTACATCGACGGCAAGGTCGTGGCCTTTGCCTGTGACAACAGCCTGTTCGTCAAGGCCGCGGATGCCACGGCAGAAATGACGGCCAACCTTCCGCGCCGGCCGCCGTATCCCGTCGCAAAGCCCTATCCCGTTGCGGACGAATTACTCGACGATTCCGATCGGCTGCAGGCATTGCTGATTGCGACGGCAGCGGCAATGCCGGAGCCCAACCCCAAGGCTCCCAAACGCATCAAAAAGAAGCGCGCGTAAGTCGCGGCTACGGCCGGTTGTAGCGCTGCCTCAGCGCGGTCGCCGCGTTGGCGTACAACTTCTCCAGCGCCGCGACGCTGTCCAGCGGATTGGCGAGCGTGCCGTTGCGCGCGGCTTCCTCGACTTGGCGCGCGCGGGTGGACAGCGGCATCGCACCGAGGTTGGCGCTGGATGATTTCAGCGAATGCGCGAGCTTGCCGACTTCCGCGCTGTCGCCGCGCGCGGCCGCTTCCTGCAGATTGCGCATGCGGGTTTCGCCGTCGCGCAGGTAGGCGTCCACCAGCGTGACCAGTTCGTCGCCCATGATGTCTTCGAGATCCACCAGCGTCGCGGTGTCGAGGGTGTCGGGGGGCGGCGGACTGATCATGGGCAGTGGCGTGGTTTGCTGAGTGGGTGATGGCGTTGGAGCGCGGGCGGCGGCCACGGCGGGCGCTGCCGCCACGGCAATCGCATGCGGGGATTGCTGCATCCAGCGTGCCAAGGTCTGTTCCAGCAGCTGGCGATCCAGCGGCTTGGACAGGTAATCGTCCATGCCGGCCTGCAGGCAGCGTTCGCGGTCGCCGGACATCGCGTGCGCGGTCATCGCGATCACCGGCATGCGCGGCTTGCCTTGTTCGTTCTCGATTTCGCGCAGGCGGCGGGTAGCGCTGTAGCCGTCGAGCACCGGCATCTGGCAATCCATCAGCACCATCGCGTACGCCTTTCCACGAATTTTTTCGAGCGCGATTTCGCCGTTGTCGGCAACATCGACGGTCAGGCCGAGGCGCTCCAGCAATTTCTGCGCGACTTTCTGGTTGACAGGATGGTCCTCGACCAGCAGCACCGTGCCGCTCAGCGGTTGCGGCGTGCCGCTCGCGGCCACTGCCGGCAACGCGGGCACGCTGAGCACCGGTTGCGCGCGCGGTTGCGGCGCGCCGAACACGCGGCGGATGCCCTGGCGCAAGGTGGCATCGTCCACGCGCGCCGCGGCGGTGTGGACGCGCGGATCGGGCGCGGTGGCGAGTCCCAAAACAAGAATGCGCAACTTGTCGAGCTGGCGTTCGCGCAGGATGCTCTGCAGCAGGTCGGACACATCACCGCCCACGCTGGTGGCATCCACCAGCAGCAGGTCGAAGCTGAAGGAATCGCCCAGCGGCGCGGCCTGGCGCAGGCGCGAGAGCGCCGCCGCGGTGTCGGCCACGTGCGCCGTATCCAGCTCCAGCGTCGCCAGCACCGGCGTGATCGCCTGCGCGCGCTGCGGCCCGGCCGCGAGCAGCGCGCGCGAGCCCGCGAGGCTCTTGTGGCTTCCCGCGATATCGCCGGGCGCTTTTTCAAACGGCACGGTGAACCAGAACACCGAACCGCGTCCCGGCTCGGAACGCACGCCGATGCGTCCGCCCATCAGGTCGACCAGTTTCTTGCAGATTGTCAGTCCCAACCCGGTTCCGCCATAACGCCGCGTCACCGAGGCATCGGCCTGCGTGAACGGCTGGAACAGGCGCGCCGCGGCGTCGGCCGCCAAACCGATGCCGGTATCGCGCACCGCGAACAGCAATTCGTGCTGCGTGTCGGTGTCGCTGCGCTTGCTCACCCGCACCGACACGCCGCCGCGCTGGGTGAACTTGATCGCGTTGCTCATCAGGTTGGTGAGGATCTGGCGCACGCGCATGGGATCGCCGCGCACGATCGGGCGCACGTCGGCATCCACCACCGCGCGCATCGCCAAGCCTTTCGCTTCGGCGGGCTTGTCGAGCAGGCGCTTAACGCTGTCCACCAGCTCGCGGATGTTGATGCTGACCGATTCGAGATCGAGCTTGCCGGCCTCGGCTTTCGAGTAGTCGAGGATGTCGTCGACGATGCGCAGCAGTTCCTTCGCCGACGCGTTGGCGGTGATGAGGTACTCGCGCTGCGAGGGCGTCAAGTCGGTGCCGAGCACGATGTCGAGCAGCGGCAGGATGCCGTTCAGCGGCGTGCGGATTTCGTGGCTCATGCTGGCGAGGAATTCACTCTTCGCCAGCATCGCCGCTTCCGCGGCCTGCTTGGCCGCCAGCAGTTCGCGCTGCACGCCGCGCAACGAAGACAACTCCGCCTGCGCGGAGGCGAGCCGCGTGCGCATTGCCACGTCCACCGGATCGGGAATCTGCGGCGAATGTTGCGGCGCGGCGGCCGGCGCCGCGGCGCGCACCAGCCACAACAACACCAGCGCGGCCAGCAACGGGATCCACACCGCAAACACTTGCGGCATTGCCACCCAACGCGCCGCCACGGCACCCGCCGCGACCAGCGCCAGGCTGGCGGCCCATCGCGGCCACGCGGCTGCGAAACCGGAATTCGTCGTTGCCAAGATCAGGTCTCCACCTGCGGTGTTGCTTCGTCCAGATCATTTGATGGCGGCCGGAAGTAATTGCCTTGCAGCAGGTCGATGCCCGCGGTGCGCAGGCGTTCGACTTCGGCAACCGATTCCACGCACGGCGCCACCACCCGCAAGCCGCGCTCGTGCGCCGCCTGCACCACCGCCGCCAGCGACACGTCGTCCAGCGCCGGCGAAAGTTTCACGTAATCCAGCGGCAGGTGTTCGATCCATCCCGCCGCGACGGCGTCGGCGTCCACGCCGGCCAGCGACAGGCGCACTTCCGCGTGGCGCAGTTCCGGCGCCAGCGCGAGCAGCGTGCGCATGTTGTGGCGGACTTCCTCGGCGCGGAATTCAAGGATCAGCGAACCCGGCTGCACGCCGGTCGCCGCGAGCGCCACGCGCAAGGCCGACGCGCGCTCGCCACCGCCCCAGCCTTGCAGCGACTGGCTGGCGAACAGGCGCACCGGATCGCCGTCGCGCAGGCGCTCGGCGAGGATCGCGATGCAGCGTTGCACCACCCATTCGTCGATCGCGGCGATCGAGCCGGTGCGCACGGCGACGGGCACCAGTTGCGCGGCGACGTATTCCTGTCCGTCCGCGCGCAGGCGCAGCAGCGCCTGGTATTGCGGCTCCGCGGCGCCGCGGATCGGCAGGATCGGCTGGAACGCGAGCCCCAGCGAGCCGGAGGCCAGCGCCACCGAAAGCCGCTGGGTGATCGAGTTCGGATCCGGCGCGAGCTTCGAGTAGACGGCGATCTCGTCGGACTGCGCGCGCGCGGCCGCCAGCGTGCGCTCGACCGCCGCCAGCGCCTGCGCCGGTTCGGTGATCGAAGCATCGAACGCGCACACCGCGCAGGCGAGGCCCACGGCGGAAGCCTGCGCGCCGAAACGGGATTCGTGCGCGGCTTCCAGCAACTCGTTCGCGAGTCCGGCGAGTTCGGTTTCGCCGCGCGTCGGCGCAAAAATGAGATAACCGGCGTTGCCATGCCGCGCGGTCATGCAGCCCACGCGCGCGTGGCCGACGATGAAAGCGCCGATCTGCGACAGCAACTGGTCGAACGAGGTCAACCCGAGATGGCTGCGCAGCACCGCGGCGGCCTCGACTTCCACGGCCAGCAATCCGCCCTGCGCCGCACGGCCACCGCTGGCGGCGAGATGTTCGGAAAGCGCATCCAGCAATTGCGAGCGATCGTGCAAGCCGGTGCCGGCATCGCGCCGCCGCTTGCGCAGCGCGCGCGACGCCGCCATGCGGGCGCGGCGCACGCGGTTCGTCACCGCCGCGACCAGGTGCGTCGGGCGGATCGGCTTGACCAGGAAATCGTCGCCGCCGGCATCCAGCGCGGCGAACTGGCGCTCCTCGTCCTGGTCGCCGGACAGGAACACGATCGGCGTGTTGACGTAACCGTCGCGTTCGCGGATCAGCGCGGTCAGCTCGAAGCCGTCGCAATCGGGCATGTTGAGGTCGAGCAGCAGCAGGTCGGGCCGGAAGCGATCCAATTCGTCCAGCACCGCCAGCGATTCGCCGAGAATCCTGGTTTCCATGCCGGCGCGGCGCAGGATCGCCTGCGCGAACAGCGCCTGCGGCGCGTCGTCATCGACGATCAGGATTCGATACGCGCTTTCCTGGTCGACGCTGGCCAGTTCCACCGCCGCACCCACGATTTCTTCCGACGACGCCGGCAGCGCGACGCAGCGATCGGCGCCGGCGCGCAGCGCGCGCAACTGCAACTCCACGTCGGGCGCGCGCAGCAACACCAGCAGGCGCACGCGATGCGCGGGGTCGCGGCGCGCGGATTGCAGCGCGGCGGCAAGCGCATCGAAGGTCATCTGCGCGTCCGCGACCACGATCGCGAGGTCGGGCGGCGATTTGCGCAACGCATCGACCAGCCCTTCCAAGCGGTCGACCAGCGCCACGTCGCAGCCTTGCTGCTCCAGGCGCAGCAGCAGCTCGCTCACCGCGGGATCGTCGTCGTTGACGATGCGCACGCGCGGGCCGTGCGGAAGCTCGGCCAGGGCCGGTGTTTCGGCGGGCATGTCCTGAATGTCGTCGTGGCCGTCGTTGACGGCCGGCGCGCCCTGGACGTCGGCGATGCCGAGTTGCAGCCAGTATTTGTCGGGCGGGATTTCGCAGCGCGGAAACGGATCGCGTGCGGCCAGCGGCGTGACCGCGGGCATCCATTCCGGCCGCGTCGGTCCGGGGGAAGGCGGCTGCAGGTGCGGGCGCAAGCTGTCGAGCAGCGCATCGATCTCCGCGTTGGCCGCCGCGTCGGGGACGCCGTGCGTCGCGGACGGCAACGCCAGCGCCGCTTCGAGCGCCAGCAGACGCTCGCCCGTTTCCAGCATCCCGTAACGACCGCAGGCACCGGCGAGCACCGCGATCTCGTCGTGGAGCGCGCGCAACACGTTGCAATCCCAGCCGCTGCGGCACTGCGCGCGAGCGCGCCGCAGCAAGGTGCGCAGCCGCTGCGGCAGGTGCCGGCGAAACGCCGCCTGCAGTTCCGGACCGGGATCCTGCTGGGACACAGACGATGCCATCAGGGCGATTCCCCCACTTCGGCAAAACTATACCAAGGCGGCGCCCTGAAAACGCATCCCAAGCCTCATTCCTAGAACGGTTTTACAACGGCCAGGATCACGATCGCCAGCAACAGCACGCCGGGAATCTCGTTGAACCCGCGCAGCCCGCGCGACGACCAATGGCAACGATCCTGCGCGAAATCGCGGGTGAGCTTCACCAGCATCGCGTGGTAGATCACCAGCAGCAGCACCAGCGCGAGCTTCACGTGCAGCCAGCCGGATCGCAGGTAGAACGATTCCGTCGCGAGCGTGGCGATGCCGAACGCGATCGCGAGTGCGGCGCCGATGTTCGTCATCACCAGCAGGCGCCGTTCCATCACCTTGAAACGCGCGCGCAACGCGGGCTCGATTGCTTCCGCGTGATACACGAACAGGCGCGGCAGGTAGAACAAGCCCGCGAACCAGGTGACCACGCCGAAAATGTGAAACGCTTTCAGCCACAGGGGCAACATGCCGGACTCTTTGGTTAAGGCGAGAAGATCAGGACCACGTACGCGAGGAACAGCAACAGGTGCACCAGGCCCTGCATCGCATTGGTGCGGCCGCTGCCGAGCGTCAGGATCGACACGAAGAAGGTCAGCACCAGCATCATCATGTTGGCGGCCGAAAGGCCCAGCACCGCGGTGCGGCCAAGGCACAGGTCGATCAGCAGGATCGCGGGCACGGTCAGCGCGATGGTGGAGAGCGCGGTGCCGAGACCGATGTTCATCGCGCGCTGCATCTGGTTGAAGCGCGCGGCACGGATCGCCGCGATGCCTTCCGGCGCCAGCACCAGGATCGCCACCGCGAAACCCGCCAGCGCGACCGGCATGCCCAGCCGCGCGACGCCGGTTTCCAGCGGCAGCGCGAACAGCTTGGCCAGCAGCACCACCAGCACCAGGTACACGATCAGCAGCACGGCATGGAACGCCCAGCCGTGCGCGGCGTCGTGGTGCGCGCGCGCCTGTTCCATCGCCTCGCCTTCGGCGACGAAGAAACTGGTGTGCGTGCGGGTCTGGATTACCATGAACGCCGCGTACAGCAGCAGCGACATCACCAGCAGGAACAGCTTCTGCACCAGCGACAAGGTGCCGACGCCGGAAGTCACGGTGAAGTCGGGCCAGATCAGCGCCAGCGTCGCCAGCGGAATCAGCAGGCTCAGGAAAGTCTTGGCGCCGCGCAGGTTGTAGGTCTGCTCGTGGTGGCGCAGGCCGCCGACCAGCAGCGCCACGCCGATGATGCCGTTCAACACGATCATCACCACCGAAAACATGGTGTCGCGCCCGAACGCGGGATTGTCGGCGTTGTGCAGCATCACCGTCACCACCGTCGCGATTTCCAGCGAGATCGCGGACAGCGTGAGCATCAAGGTGCCGTACGGTTCACCGAAACGTTCCGCCAGGTGTTCGGCGTGGCGGGTGGCGAGGATCGCGGCCAGCAACGCGCCGACGAAGAACGCGACGAAGGCGATGCCGACTGCGAGGTTCCCCGCGCCGTTCGTTGCAAACGCGGGTTTCAAACACCAGCCGGCAACCAGGATGACCAGCGCGACCGGCAACGGCCATTCGCTTGCCCAGGCATTGGGGCGCGTCGTTGCCGGCATGTCTTCGCTGCGCTGCATGGGCGGCTAGTATGCACGTCTTTGCGGGCGCAACGGCAAGACGATGGAAACGATCAGCTGGGACGACTTCACCAGGGTCGAACTGCGCGTGGGGCGCATCGTCGACGCGCGCGTGTTCGCCGAGGCTCGCAAACCGGCTTACGTATTGCAGGTCGACTTCGGCGCCGAAATCGGCGTCCGCAAATCCAGCGCGCAGATCACGAAGCTGTATGCGCCGGAAGAATTGGTCGGCAAGCTGGTGGTGGGCGTCGTCAATTTCCCGAAGAAGCAGATCGGGCCGTTGATGAGCGAATGCCTGGTCACCGGCTTCTACGACGCGAACGGCGACGTCGCCTTGTGCGTGCCCGACAAGCCGGTCCCGCTGGGCGCGAAGCTCGGCTGAGCGAATATCGCTGAATCGGTGCAAATGCTGCGCCGATCTGGTGCAAACTTGCAGGACTCCACTCGCAAACCATTGAACCGAAAAGCCACGCCACCTGGCACGCCGCTTGCACTTTCAAGCCATCCTTCCACGCCCGAGCCCGCCATGACCGCCGACAAAGTCCTCGAAACCATCAAGTCCGAAAACGTCGAATTCATCGACATGCGCTTCGCCGACATGCGCGGCGTCGAACACCATGTCAGCTTCCCCGCGCATGCGATCGATGCCGACACCTTCGAGGACGGCAAGATGTTCGACGGCTCGT
The genomic region above belongs to Rhodanobacteraceae bacterium and contains:
- a CDS encoding Adenosine (5')-pentaphospho-(5'')-adenosine pyrophosphohydrolase, which produces MIDVDGYRLNVGIVLLNARGQVFWARRVQRDGWQFPQGGMNTDETPDEAMYRELEEETGLRADQVEVLGSTHGWLRYRLPPRYVRRGQRPTCIGQKQVWFLLRMLDDDEAFRLDSHATPEFDVWRWVDFWYPAEHVVDFKRDVYRRALRYFAPLVEAACSVEIGVGLPKAT
- a CDS encoding Bacterioferritin → MKGDTKVIEHLNKALGNELIAINQYFLHYRMYDNWGFKELAEHERAESIDEMKHADRLIERILFLDGLPNLQKLGKLLIGQTPKECIECDLKLERAALPDLQAAIAHCEKVGDYVSRGLFADIMHSEEEHIDWLETQLGLIEQVGLERYLQTHIRS
- a CDS encoding protoporphyrinogen oxidase HemJ, translated to MLPLWLKAFHIFGVVTWFAGLFYLPRLFVYHAEAIEPALRARFKVMERRLLVMTNIGAALAIAFGIATLATESFYLRSGWLHVKLALVLLLVIYHAMLVKLTRDFAQDRCHWSSRGLRGFNEIPGVLLLAIVILAVVKPF
- a CDS encoding Calcium/proton antiporter encodes the protein MQRSEDMPATTRPNAWASEWPLPVALVILVAGWCLKPAFATNGAGNLAVGIAFVAFFVGALLAAILATRHAEHLAERFGEPYGTLMLTLSAISLEIATVVTVMLHNADNPAFGRDTMFSVVMIVLNGIIGVALLVGGLRHHEQTYNLRGAKTFLSLLIPLATLALIWPDFTVTSGVGTLSLVQKLFLLVMSLLLYAAFMVIQTRTHTSFFVAEGEAMEQARAHHDAAHGWAFHAVLLIVYLVLVVLLAKLFALPLETGVARLGMPVALAGFAVAILVLAPEGIAAIRAARFNQMQRAMNIGLGTALSTIALTVPAILLIDLCLGRTAVLGLSAANMMMLVLTFFVSILTLGSGRTNAMQGLVHLLLFLAYVVLIFSP
- a CDS encoding Protein secretion chaperonin CsaA; amino-acid sequence: METISWDDFTRVELRVGRIVDARVFAEARKPAYVLQVDFGAEIGVRKSSAQITKLYAPEELVGKLVVGVVNFPKKQIGPLMSECLVTGFYDANGDVALCVPDKPVPLGAKLG